The Streptomyces sp. NBC_00435 nucleotide sequence CAGGGTCTCGTGCAGGAGGTCGGCGAGCTCGCGGGCGGGGGCGAGCGGGCTGACCGCGAAGAAGCAGGCCATCACGGAGTGGCCCGCCAGTACGGCGGGCCCGTCGACGGCGGAGCGCCCGGCGCGGGAGCCCGCGTCGCCGGAGCCCGTAGGGCCACCGGGGCCACCGGGCTCCAGTCGTACGGTGTCCAGCGCGACCAGTTCGCCCCCGGGACGGCGCAGTTCGAAGTCGGAGGCGAAGACGGCGTAGGCGTCGCGTTCACCGCGGGCCAGCCTGCCGGACAGCACGGTCTCGCTCACCAGCACGGTGGCGGTGGGGTCGGCGGTGATCACCGTGCGCTGGTAGAAGCGGGAGTCGACGTAGGGGATGACCGGGTCCGGGAGGTACTCCACGTACGCGTGCGGTCCGGCGGTCAGGAAGGTCTGCGCGACGGCGTAGTCGTGCTCCATCCGGTAGACCTTGGTGGCCGCCTGGGTGGTGATGTGCCCCGAGGCGCCCGGGCCGAAGGACAGGTCGGTGCGGAGCCGGTCGGCCTGGATGATCCCGCCGCCCGTGGACATCAGGAAGGTGATCGGCAGATCGGGCCGGTGCGGGTCGAAGTAGAGCGGCCGCATGATCTGCAGTGGGGACTTCTGGTAGTGCCGCACCAGCTCGGTGCGCCCGCCGGCCCGCTCGAAGCCCAGCTCCAGCAGGCCGACCTTGCCGGGACGCCCGACGCCGAGGGTGTCCGGCACCGAAGCGTGCCGCAGGACCTCCTGCGGGACGCGCGGGGGCTCGTAGTGCGCGGGGGACAGCCGCACGGGTGGGACCGGGGTGCGCGGCGGGACGGGCGTGTGCGGCGGGTCCGCCACGAGGCTCACGCCGGGACCCGGCGGAAGGACTCGATGAAGGTCGCGATCTCCTCCAGGCCCTGCCCGGTCAGGCAGTTGGTCAGGACGACAGGGCGGCCCTCGCGCACGTGGTGGGCGTCGCGCTCCATCACCCCGAGGTCGGCGCGCACGTACTGGGCGATGTCGATCTTGTTGATCACCAGCAGGTCGGACTCGGTGATGCCCGGGCCGCGCTTGCGGGGCATCTTCTCGCCCTCGGCGGTGTCCAGGACGAAGAGGAAGAGGTCGACCAGGACCGGGCTGAAGGTCAGCGTGAGGTTGTCGCCGCCCGACTCGTAGAGCAGGGTGTCGACATCGGGGAAGCGCTCCAGCATCTCGGCGCCCGCGGCGAGGTTCATCGTCGGGTCGTCGCGCACGGCGGTGTGCGGGCACGCGCCCGTCTCCACGCCCACGACCCGCTCGGGGTCGAGCAGTCCGGCCAGGGTGCGGCGGACGTGGTGGGCGTCCTCCTGCGTGTAGATGTCGTTGGTGATCACGGCGGGCCGGTGGCCGCGCTCGATGAGCACCGGCACCAGGGCCTCGATCAGCGCCGTCTTGCCGGAGCCGACGGGGCCGCCGACGCCGACGCGCAGGACGTTGTCCACGTTCATGAGGAGTCACATGCCTTCTGGGGAGCGAACGGAACGAATGGAAGGGAGGATCAGGTCGCGAACAGCCGCGCCTCGGCCCGCTCGTGACGGCCCGACATCACATCGGCCATCGGAACGAAACCGCCGAGATCGGCCAGTTCGCGGCGCAGGGCCGCGCCCGCCACTTCCTCGATGACGGGCGCGACGCCCCGCAGGACGACCTGCGCCTTGCGGTGGTCCGTGAGCCGCAGCCGCAGCGCGGCGCCGGTGAAACTGGCCGTGTACGCGAACAGGTCGCTCACCACGGCCTGTTCGGCCGGGACGCCCGCCGCCGCGTACGCGACCCCCGCGGCCACCGCCTGCGAGCCGGGTGCCCGCTTGGCGGCGACGAGCGAGGCGTACCGCTCCAGCGGCTCCCCGCCGACGCACTCGCGGGCGATGTCCAGCAGCTGGCGCCCGGTACGGGTGGCGGCGCGGCGCAGCCCCTCGTTCAGCTTGGAGGCGTTCAGCCGCTGGTCGGTCTCGGCGAGCGCGTCCCAGTCGCCGGCCAGCGCGGCCCGGTGGGCCAGGGCCAGCGCCGTGGCGTCGGACGGGCCCACCGAGTGCCGCAGCAGGTCGGCCAGCAGCGACGGCAGGCCCTCGGGGGTCACGGCCTTGGCCTGGGCGTAGCCCTCCAGGCCGTGCGAGAGGGTGTAGAAGCCGCTGGGGAAGGCCGAGTCGGTCAGCTGGAGACTGACCAGCAGGGCCTGCACGGGAGAGGCGGACGCGCCCTCGGCGCGGATCACGGTGGTGCTCATGCCAGGTAGAACAGGTGGTTCAGCGGGAGTTCGCGGGCCGGCTCGATAGTGGCCGGTACCCCGTCCAGGCTGACCTTGTACGTCTCCGGGTCCACCTCGATCACGGGCAGCGCGTCGTTGCGGACCATGTGCTGCTTGCCGACCGTACGGCAGTGCCTGACCGGCAGGACCCTGCTGTCCAGGCCGAGCCTCTGCGGTACGCCGAGGTCGATCGCGGCCTGCGACATGAAGGAGACGCGGGTGGCCTGCTTCGCCTTGCCGTACGCGCCGAACATCGGCCGGTAGTACACCGGTTGCGGGGTCGGCAGCGAGGCGTTCGGGTCGCCCATCAGTGCCCAGTTGATCAGTCCGCCCTTGATGACCATTTTCGGCTTGGCGGCGAAGGAGCCGATCGGCCACAGCACGATGTCGGCGAGCTTGCCGGTCTCCAGGGAGCCGATGTGCTCGGCCGTGCCCGAGGCGATGGCCGGGTTGATCGTGATCTTGGCCAGGTAGCGCAGCACGCGGAAGTTGTCGTTGCGCTCGGTGTCGCCGTCGAGCTTGCCGCGCTGGTCCTTGCAGTGGTGCGCGGTCTGGAAGGCCCGGGTCCAGGACTCGCCGATGCGGCCCATGGCCTGCGAGTCGGAGGAGAAGATCGAGATCACCCCCTCGTCGTGCAGCACCGTCTCGGCGGCGATCGTCTCGGCGCGCACGCGGGAGTCCGCGAAGGAGACGTCCTCCGGGATGTCGTGCGACAGGTGGTGGCAGACCATCACCATGTCGAGGAGCTCGTCGACCGAGTTCACCGTGTACGGCAGCGTCGGGTTGGTGGAGGACGGCAGGACGTTGGGCTCGCCCGCCACGCGCATGATGTCGGGGGCGTGCCCGCCGCCCGCGCCCTCGGTGTGGAAGGTGTGGATGGTGCGGCCGTCGATCGCCGAGCGGGTGTCCTCGAAGAAGCCGGACTCGTTCAGGGTGTCGGTGTGCACCGCGACCTGTACGTCGTAGCTGTCGGCCACGTCCAGGGCCCTGCTGAGCGCGGCCGGGGTGGTGCCCCAGTCCTCGTGGACCTTCAGTCCGCAGACGCCCGCCTCGACCTGCTCGATCAGCGCCTCCGGGAGCGAGCCGTTGCCCTTGCCCAGCAGGCCGACGTTGACCGGCAGGTCCTCGACCGCCTGGTACATGCGGCCGATGTTCCACGGACCCGGGGTGCACGTGGTGCCGTTGGTGCCGTCGGAGGGGCCGGTGCCACCGCCGATCATCGTCGTGATGCCGTTGGACAGGCCGTGCTCGGCCTGCTGAGGGGCGATGAAGTGGATGTGGGTGTCGATGCCGCCGGCCGTGGCGATCAGGTGCTCGCCCGAGATCACCTCGGTGCCCGGGCCGATGACCAGCTTGGGGTGCACACCGGACTGGGTGTGCGGATTGCCGGCCTTGCCGAGACCCGCGATGAACCCGTCCTTGATGCCGAGGTCGCCCTTGACCACGCCGAGGATCGGGTCCATGACCACGACGTTGGTGATGACCAGGTCCAGTGCGCCCTGCAGGTTGGTGGCCTGCGGGTCCTGCGCCATGCCGTCGCGGATGCCCTTGCCGCCGCCGTAGACGGCCTCGTCGCCGTAGTGGCCCTCGTTGTGGTCCTTCTCGACCTCGACGACCAGATTGGTGTCCGCCAGGTGGAAGCGGTCGCCGACGGTCGGACCGAACAGGTCGGTGTACTGCTTGCGGCTCAGGACGGCCATCAGTTCGATCCCTTCTTGTGGGTCTTGTTCTTCTTCTTGCCGTCTTCGGCCCTGGACCCGTCACCGTCTCCGGCGCCGGCCGCGCGGGGCGCGGTCTCGGTGTGGACGTCCTCGATGCGGGCGCCCTTGAAGCCGAGCTCGACCGCCCGGCGCAGGGCGCGGATGCGGGTGTCGGTGGAGCCGAGGCCGCCGTCGACGAGCGAACTGAAGCCGATCAGCCGGCCGTGGCCGCTGTACGCGGTGAGCTCGACCTCGCGGGTGTCGCCGGGCTCGAAGCGCACGCCGGTGCCCGCGGGGAGGTCGAGGTGCATGCCGTAGGCGGCGTTGCGGTCGAAGTCGAGGGCCCGGTTGACCTCGAAGAAGTGGTAGTGAGAGCCGACCTGGACCGCGCGGTCACCCGTGTTGGACACGGTGACCTTGGCCTTGCGGCGGCCGGCGTTGATCTCTACGGAGCCTTCTCCGTAGAGGTATTTGGCGCCACCGGACATGGTGGTACTTCCCTTCCTTCGGATCAGTGGGGGGAGTGACCGTGGCCGCCGCCGTGCGGGTGGCCGTGGCCGGGTTCGCGGTCGTGCGGGTGGCCGTGGCCGTGGCTGAGGCCGTGACCGTGGGCCGGACCGGGACCGTGACCGTGACCGTGGTCGTGGTCGTGGTCGGCACCCGGGCCGTGCGAGTGCGCGTACCCGTGCCCGTGCTCGGCGTCCAGGCCCTCGGCGATGCCGTCCTGCCCGTGGGTGAGCCGGTGCAGCGCCTCCTGCGCACGGGCCCGTACGACCTGTGCGACCGCCGCGTCCGACAGCAGCGGACCGACGTCCAGGACCCCGGCCGGTACGACGGCGGGCGCGGCGAACGCGGCCCGGATCAGGGCGACTTGGTCCGCACCCAGGCGGCGGCAGCGCTCCACGCCCTCCGCGAGGTCCGGGTCGCCCCCGTCGAAGGCGACCTCGACCCAGCGGTGGTGACCGTACTGCCGCACCAGCCGGGCCACCCGGAAGAGATCGGCGTCCTCGAACGGCCCGGCGGCCGGCGCGGTGACCAGGACGGCGGAGGTGCCGGGCGATTGGCGCACCGCCTTGAGCGCGGCGGTACGCAACCACGCGGTCAGGTGGTCCACGGTGGCGAAGGGCGCCGCCAGGACGAGCCGCCCGTGCCCCTCCTCCCGGCCCAGCCAGCGCAGGGCGCGGGCGCAGTCGGCGATCAGCGCGGGATCGCGCCCCAGCGTCATCGGGACCACGCAGACCGGGCCGGGCGCGGCGGCGAGCGCCGCGCGCACGGCGTCGGCCAGCGGCCGGCCGGCGCGGAGGGCCCCGGTCGCGGCCCCGCCCTCGTGGCCGCCGGCCAGCACGACCGTGACCTCCGGCCCGCTCGTGGCGCCCGGGCGTTCTGGTGCTACGGCGGCCACGGGTCAGGCGCCGACGGGGTCGTGGCAGGACACGAGCTTGGTGCCGTCCACGAAGGCCGCCTCGACCTGGAGCAGCGGCAGCATCTCCCGTACGCCGGCCATGACATCGGCGCCGGAGACGACCTGCTTTCCGAGCTCCATGCACTCGGCGACGGTCCTGCCGTCACGCGCGCCTTCGAGGATGCCCTCGCTGATGAGCGCGCAGGCCTCGCTGTAGTTCAGTTTGACGCCCCGGTCCCGCCGCTTGCGGGCCAGGTCGGCCACGACGTAGATCCAGAGCTTGTCCATCTCACGGGGAGCGAGATTCATCGGTCACTCACTTTCGGCTCTCAAGGTGTTCGAGGTGCACGACGGCAGCGGCCCGGGAGGGGTCAGGTCCGTTGCAGCCGGGGGATCTGCGGCACGGCCGCCACGAAGACGAGCGTGGTCAGGACGAACGGCCAGGTGAAGGTGTGGCCGCCGAACGGCGCGAAGAACGCGGTCATGGCGGCCGTCAGCCCGGTCGCGGCGGCGGCGCCCAGGACGGCGAAGGAGAAGCTCCAGCCGGACCGGACGACGAAGACCCCGCACAGTGCCATCGCGACGAGCACGCTGCTGTAGCCCATGAGCCCCTGCGCGACCCCTTCGGCCGGTGAACCCATCGCCCAGGCGACGAGGATGGCCGTGAGGCTGCCGACGCAGGCCATCACTCCGGCGACCCGGCTGGCCACGAAGATCCCGGCGAGGAAGATCAGGCCGACGTACCACTGCGGCATGAAGAAGATCTGCCCGACGTTGGCGAAGAAGGCGTGCCAGAGCTGGTCCCAGTCCAACGTGGTGGTTCCGTTGGCGGACTCGGGCAGCGCCGCCAGATCGGGGCCCGTGTGCCACACCCGGGAGAAGCTGGGTGCCGCGATGGTCATGACGCTCGCGATGATGCAGAACGGCGCCGTGAACGTGGGGATGTTCCACGTGCCGAGGATCGTGGCGAGCGCCGAGGTGACGACCACGACGGTGATGCTGCCGCCGATCGCCAGCAGCAGGGTCGAGAGGTGCTTCCACCCGAGGAATACGGCGAAACCGAGCGAGACGAGCGTGCCGTTGAAGCCGCGCAGTCCGGCCGAGACGATCTCACGGTCGATGGCGAACGCGTAGGCGGTGCCGGTGCCGACGGCGGCGCCCAGGAGTCCGTAGAGGGCGTACTGCCAGCCGGCGGCGGCGAGAGCCGCGAGGAAGAAGATGCCCGTGATCGCACTCGGCATGAAATCGACCTGGGCGACGCCCCGCAGGACTTCTTGGACAAAGCTCGCGGGTTGAGCGGGAGCCTGTCGTGCGGGCTCCGTTGCCACGGCCTGCATTTCCTTCTCCAATGCGCAAAAAGAGAGGGCCCTGAAGGGCCCGAGAATCGGTGGCGCGTTGACGACATTACCCGTGAACCGGGGCAATCCTGCCCGGAGATGGGCGTGTCGGAATTCCAAGGTGACGGCAGTGTGTTTTCGATAAATGTGTTCGTCATTCGCATTCGTGTGGACGGGGAACGGGAATACGATCGGAATATCGGGCCGTGCGCGGCGGCGCGCCCGGAAGGGTCATCGCCGCCGCCCCGATGGCGCGCCGCACCGGCGGGACCCGGTGCGGTGGTGTCCCGTGACGGGGTGCGAGTCTTCGCGGGTGCCCGATGGTGGGCCGAGCTGTCCCCGGCTGCCGGCGCCGCCGTCATGGCCGCCGGGATCCTCTCGGTCGGCCTGCGCCTCATCGGCCAGGGCGCGCTGTCGATCGTCGCACTGGCCGTCTCCGGGGCCCTGTGGCTCGTACTCGCCGCCGATTTCACGGCCCGGCTGCTGGGCGACCGCGGCCGGTTCCGCGCCGAGGCCGACACCCCGGCGGCCCTCACCGCCGTGGCCGCCACGACCGTCCTCGGCGCCCGGCTCTGCGTCCTCGGGTGGCAGGCCGCGGCCTTCGCGCTGCTCGTCCTGGCCGCCGCGCTCTGGCCCGGACTGCTGATCGCCGTACTGCGGCACTGGGGGCGCCGGATGCCCGGCGCGGCCTTCCTCGTCTGCGTGGCCACCCAGGGGCTCGCGGTCCTGGCGGGCGCACTGTCCACCGCCACCGGCCGCGAGTGGCTCGGCCGGGCCGCGCTGGCCGCCTTCTGCCTGGGCCTGCTGCTCTACGCGCAGGCCCTCGTGCGCTTCGACTTCCGCGAGGTGGTATCGGGCGCGGGCGACCACTGGGTGGCCGGCGGGGCGCTCTCCATCACCGCCCTCGCCGGATCCGGACTGACGGCGTCACCCCTGTGGACGGGGCCGGTGCACACGGGGCTGCGCACCGTCACGCTGGCGACGCTCGGCCTCTCCCTCGCCTGGTACGCCGTGCTCCTCGCCGCCGAAGCGGTCCGCCCGCGCCCGCGCTACGACATCCGGCGCTGGTCGAGCGTCTTCCCGCTCGGCATGACGGCGACGGCCTGCCTCTCCGCGGCGGCCCCGACCGGCGTGCCCTGGCTGCGCCCGCTCGGCACGGTGCTGCTCTGGGTGGCGGTCGGCGCATGCGTGCTGACCTGCGCGGCCTTCCTCGCGGACCGCGAATCCCGGCAACGGAGGTGAGCGCGGGGTCCGCGCCCCCCCGGCCGAGGTGCTCACCGACCGGCGACTTGGTCATCAGGGTCGCCGCCGGGCGCCCTCCCACGTCCGGGAGCAGGCCACACAGCCCAGCAGGACCACGGCCAGGACCAGTGCCCACTCCGAGCCGTGACGCAGTGTCAGCAGAGCTCCGGCGAGCGCTCCGAGCAGCAGGGCCACGACCGTCACGAGGCGTCGTAGCGGCGCCGGCCCCCACGGGTCGGCCGCCAGCCCGGTCAGGGCCCTGGTGACCACGGTGGTGGTCAGGTCGGGGACGGCGAGCCGGTGCACCACGGCGTTCTGCAGGCCCATGCCGAGCGCGAGCAGGGCGATCACGCCGGCCGGTCCACCGCCGGTCGCGGACAGCGCCAGCGCACCGCCGACCAGCACGGTCTGCGCCGCCACCAGCGGCGCGAACATCCGGGCGGCCTCGGTGGTCCGCCGCAGTCGGCCGGCGGCCGAGGCCCCGGCCAGGAAGGCGCCCAGGGCCAGCAGGGAGTCAGGGGCGGACAGGGACCGGTCCCCGGCGATCGCGAAGCCGAGGAAGACCACGTTGCCCGTCATGTTGGCCACGAAGACGTGGTCGAGCCCCAGGTAGCTCACCGCGTCGACCACACCGCTGACGAACGTGAGGACGATCAGCAGGGGCGGCAGCACCCCGTGCGGCGACTGCGCGCCGTCCGGCCCCGGCGGGAACAGCAGCGCGGCCAGCGGCCGCAGGATCCCGCGTCGCCGAGGTGTGGGGGTCATGGGGTCCCTCCGGTCGTGGCACGGGCCGGTCGCCCC carries:
- a CDS encoding urease accessory protein UreD, whose amino-acid sequence is MSLVADPPHTPVPPRTPVPPVRLSPAHYEPPRVPQEVLRHASVPDTLGVGRPGKVGLLELGFERAGGRTELVRHYQKSPLQIMRPLYFDPHRPDLPITFLMSTGGGIIQADRLRTDLSFGPGASGHITTQAATKVYRMEHDYAVAQTFLTAGPHAYVEYLPDPVIPYVDSRFYQRTVITADPTATVLVSETVLSGRLARGERDAYAVFASDFELRRPGGELVALDTVRLEPGGPGGPTGSGDAGSRAGRSAVDGPAVLAGHSVMACFFAVSPLAPARELADLLHETLAGHQLPYGVSVLPQDCGAWVRVLGERSEAVTRALAAVWDAVRRRLIGVPAPALRKT
- the ureG gene encoding urease accessory protein UreG — its product is MNVDNVLRVGVGGPVGSGKTALIEALVPVLIERGHRPAVITNDIYTQEDAHHVRRTLAGLLDPERVVGVETGACPHTAVRDDPTMNLAAGAEMLERFPDVDTLLYESGGDNLTLTFSPVLVDLFLFVLDTAEGEKMPRKRGPGITESDLLVINKIDIAQYVRADLGVMERDAHHVREGRPVVLTNCLTGQGLEEIATFIESFRRVPA
- a CDS encoding urease accessory protein UreF yields the protein MSTTVIRAEGASASPVQALLVSLQLTDSAFPSGFYTLSHGLEGYAQAKAVTPEGLPSLLADLLRHSVGPSDATALALAHRAALAGDWDALAETDQRLNASKLNEGLRRAATRTGRQLLDIARECVGGEPLERYASLVAAKRAPGSQAVAAGVAYAAAGVPAEQAVVSDLFAYTASFTGAALRLRLTDHRKAQVVLRGVAPVIEEVAGAALRRELADLGGFVPMADVMSGRHERAEARLFAT
- the ureC gene encoding urease subunit alpha, with the protein product MAVLSRKQYTDLFGPTVGDRFHLADTNLVVEVEKDHNEGHYGDEAVYGGGKGIRDGMAQDPQATNLQGALDLVITNVVVMDPILGVVKGDLGIKDGFIAGLGKAGNPHTQSGVHPKLVIGPGTEVISGEHLIATAGGIDTHIHFIAPQQAEHGLSNGITTMIGGGTGPSDGTNGTTCTPGPWNIGRMYQAVEDLPVNVGLLGKGNGSLPEALIEQVEAGVCGLKVHEDWGTTPAALSRALDVADSYDVQVAVHTDTLNESGFFEDTRSAIDGRTIHTFHTEGAGGGHAPDIMRVAGEPNVLPSSTNPTLPYTVNSVDELLDMVMVCHHLSHDIPEDVSFADSRVRAETIAAETVLHDEGVISIFSSDSQAMGRIGESWTRAFQTAHHCKDQRGKLDGDTERNDNFRVLRYLAKITINPAIASGTAEHIGSLETGKLADIVLWPIGSFAAKPKMVIKGGLINWALMGDPNASLPTPQPVYYRPMFGAYGKAKQATRVSFMSQAAIDLGVPQRLGLDSRVLPVRHCRTVGKQHMVRNDALPVIEVDPETYKVSLDGVPATIEPARELPLNHLFYLA
- a CDS encoding urease subunit beta; amino-acid sequence: MSGGAKYLYGEGSVEINAGRRKAKVTVSNTGDRAVQVGSHYHFFEVNRALDFDRNAAYGMHLDLPAGTGVRFEPGDTREVELTAYSGHGRLIGFSSLVDGGLGSTDTRIRALRRAVELGFKGARIEDVHTETAPRAAGAGDGDGSRAEDGKKKNKTHKKGSN
- a CDS encoding sirohydrochlorin chelatase, encoding MAAVAPERPGATSGPEVTVVLAGGHEGGAATGALRAGRPLADAVRAALAAAPGPVCVVPMTLGRDPALIADCARALRWLGREEGHGRLVLAAPFATVDHLTAWLRTAALKAVRQSPGTSAVLVTAPAAGPFEDADLFRVARLVRQYGHHRWVEVAFDGGDPDLAEGVERCRRLGADQVALIRAAFAAPAVVPAGVLDVGPLLSDAAVAQVVRARAQEALHRLTHGQDGIAEGLDAEHGHGYAHSHGPGADHDHDHGHGHGPGPAHGHGLSHGHGHPHDREPGHGHPHGGGHGHSPH
- a CDS encoding urease subunit gamma — encoded protein: MNLAPREMDKLWIYVVADLARKRRDRGVKLNYSEACALISEGILEGARDGRTVAECMELGKQVVSGADVMAGVREMLPLLQVEAAFVDGTKLVSCHDPVGA
- a CDS encoding urea transporter, producing the protein MQAVATEPARQAPAQPASFVQEVLRGVAQVDFMPSAITGIFFLAALAAAGWQYALYGLLGAAVGTGTAYAFAIDREIVSAGLRGFNGTLVSLGFAVFLGWKHLSTLLLAIGGSITVVVVTSALATILGTWNIPTFTAPFCIIASVMTIAAPSFSRVWHTGPDLAALPESANGTTTLDWDQLWHAFFANVGQIFFMPQWYVGLIFLAGIFVASRVAGVMACVGSLTAILVAWAMGSPAEGVAQGLMGYSSVLVAMALCGVFVVRSGWSFSFAVLGAAAATGLTAAMTAFFAPFGGHTFTWPFVLTTLVFVAAVPQIPRLQRT
- a CDS encoding tellurite resistance/C4-dicarboxylate transporter family protein, whose product is MRVFAGARWWAELSPAAGAAVMAAGILSVGLRLIGQGALSIVALAVSGALWLVLAADFTARLLGDRGRFRAEADTPAALTAVAATTVLGARLCVLGWQAAAFALLVLAAALWPGLLIAVLRHWGRRMPGAAFLVCVATQGLAVLAGALSTATGREWLGRAALAAFCLGLLLYAQALVRFDFREVVSGAGDHWVAGGALSITALAGSGLTASPLWTGPVHTGLRTVTLATLGLSLAWYAVLLAAEAVRPRPRYDIRRWSSVFPLGMTATACLSAAAPTGVPWLRPLGTVLLWVAVGACVLTCAAFLADRESRQRR
- a CDS encoding YoaK family protein; protein product: MTPTPRRRGILRPLAALLFPPGPDGAQSPHGVLPPLLIVLTFVSGVVDAVSYLGLDHVFVANMTGNVVFLGFAIAGDRSLSAPDSLLALGAFLAGASAAGRLRRTTEAARMFAPLVAAQTVLVGGALALSATGGGPAGVIALLALGMGLQNAVVHRLAVPDLTTTVVTRALTGLAADPWGPAPLRRLVTVVALLLGALAGALLTLRHGSEWALVLAVVLLGCVACSRTWEGARRRP